In Haloarchaeobius litoreus, the following are encoded in one genomic region:
- a CDS encoding PAS domain-containing sensor histidine kinase: MVSPPDPSVLLDYTQTKLSVVDDAGTIRYVNAAAERVMGYEPETLVGTDAFDYVHPDDRERVLGAFADVVAGDPDAASVIEYRYRTADGGWVWLQSRITELDDIDVDGYVVSSHDVTERIAAQRERQTTETRLQEIAAKAGDVLWMFSGDWSECLFVNPAYEEVYGPPIETLYDDPESFLDSVHPDDIAVVEAEMRRLSNGEPADMEYRVNPDTEYRRWVWVQADPIVVDGTVERIVGFSRDVTDRRRREQQLAVMDKLLRHNIRNDMNVVIGEAENVEAEGGPEVAGRMRVIRDTAAQLIMTAEKQREIIELLTGPGTPEEVDLSGAVTRVGRAMRERYPEAVIEVDVPETAPAFALGGIETAIAELAENAIVHATDETPTLRLACRMTEESVAVEVVDDCEPIPEYEYRVITGDHEMDDLYHGSGVGLWLVYWLVELSDGDIEFETRESSGNRVRLTFALVAD; this comes from the coding sequence ATGGTGTCTCCGCCGGATCCCTCCGTACTCCTCGACTACACTCAGACGAAGCTCAGCGTCGTCGACGATGCGGGGACGATCAGGTACGTCAACGCCGCCGCCGAGCGGGTGATGGGGTACGAGCCGGAGACGCTGGTCGGGACCGACGCGTTCGACTACGTCCACCCGGACGACCGCGAGCGCGTGCTGGGGGCGTTCGCGGACGTCGTCGCGGGCGACCCCGACGCGGCGTCGGTCATCGAGTACCGGTACCGGACGGCGGACGGCGGCTGGGTCTGGCTGCAGAGCCGTATCACCGAGCTCGACGACATCGACGTGGACGGCTACGTCGTCAGCTCCCACGACGTGACCGAACGGATCGCGGCACAGCGGGAGCGACAGACGACGGAGACACGGCTCCAGGAGATCGCCGCCAAGGCGGGCGACGTGCTGTGGATGTTCAGCGGGGACTGGTCGGAGTGCCTCTTCGTCAACCCCGCCTACGAGGAGGTCTACGGCCCGCCCATCGAGACGCTGTACGACGATCCCGAGAGCTTCCTCGACTCGGTCCACCCGGACGACATCGCGGTCGTCGAAGCGGAGATGCGACGGCTCTCGAACGGGGAGCCCGCCGATATGGAGTACCGTGTGAACCCCGACACCGAGTACCGACGCTGGGTGTGGGTGCAGGCCGACCCGATCGTCGTGGACGGGACGGTCGAGCGCATCGTCGGCTTCAGTCGCGACGTGACGGACCGACGCCGGCGCGAACAGCAGCTCGCGGTGATGGACAAGCTCCTCCGGCACAACATCCGGAACGACATGAACGTCGTCATCGGCGAGGCCGAAAACGTCGAAGCGGAGGGAGGGCCGGAGGTCGCTGGACGGATGCGGGTGATCCGCGACACCGCGGCCCAGCTCATCATGACGGCGGAGAAGCAGCGGGAGATAATCGAGCTCCTCACGGGCCCCGGAACCCCGGAAGAGGTCGACCTGTCGGGGGCCGTCACGCGGGTCGGCCGAGCGATGCGGGAGCGGTATCCGGAGGCGGTCATCGAGGTCGACGTCCCCGAGACGGCACCGGCGTTCGCGCTCGGCGGCATCGAGACCGCCATCGCCGAACTCGCCGAGAACGCCATCGTCCACGCGACGGACGAGACGCCGACGCTCCGGCTCGCCTGCCGGATGACCGAGGAGTCCGTCGCTGTCGAGGTCGTCGACGACTGCGAGCCGATTCCGGAGTACGAGTACCGGGTCATCACCGGCGACCACGAGATGGACGACCTGTACCACGGCAGCGGCGTCGGCCTCTGGCTCGTCTACTGGCTCGTCGAGCTCTCCGACGGCGACATCGAGTTCGAGACGCGGGAGAGTTCGGGCAACCGCGTCCGGCTCACGTTCGCCCTGGTGGCCGACTGA
- a CDS encoding undecaprenyl diphosphate synthase family protein, giving the protein MGLYDRYLAYRIRRDEAAPPAHVALVITERDLLEQGAYGTLSRFFELAFEVGADRITVYVSVLDEAAAPTLARQFDDLDAPRPVAVRGPDDDERAHTPIQVSIGLGGKHEFTAAVQGVAKEVSRGELEPDAVDEDEIERRLVFPAEPDLVIKTGAERLSDFMIWQSVYSELYFTDLNWRDFRDRDFYRAIREYQDRQRRFGR; this is encoded by the coding sequence GTGGGACTGTACGACCGCTACCTCGCCTACCGTATCCGTCGCGACGAGGCCGCGCCGCCGGCACATGTCGCGCTCGTCATCACGGAGCGCGACCTGCTGGAACAGGGTGCCTACGGAACGCTCTCGCGGTTCTTCGAGCTCGCCTTCGAGGTGGGTGCCGACCGCATCACGGTGTACGTCAGCGTCCTCGACGAGGCGGCAGCGCCGACGCTCGCCCGCCAGTTCGACGACCTCGACGCACCGCGTCCGGTCGCGGTGCGGGGGCCGGACGACGACGAGCGGGCCCACACACCCATCCAGGTGAGCATCGGTCTCGGCGGGAAACACGAGTTCACCGCTGCCGTCCAGGGCGTCGCGAAGGAGGTCTCGCGCGGCGAACTCGAGCCCGACGCGGTCGACGAGGACGAGATCGAGCGCCGGCTCGTGTTCCCCGCCGAGCCGGACCTGGTAATCAAGACCGGGGCCGAACGGCTCTCCGATTTCATGATCTGGCAGTCCGTCTACTCGGAGCTCTACTTCACGGACCTCAACTGGCGGGACTTCCGCGACCGGGACTTCTACCGGGCCATCCGGGAGTACCAGGACCGCCAGCGCAGATTTGGACGGTAG
- a CDS encoding DUF4129 domain-containing protein gives MTRFALQTVAIALLVTVALGVAAGSLGGLSADLGPDEEGVRTPEDPESGSSAPSSAVTGGETIGQETYLRLLAALLATVLVCCYVLFPGYRRVVVLTGGTGAVGVAGYLLYRPSADVAVPAFATSDAFGLAGVGLVVGLVLAGAGLLWRSDVLASAQTRTDDEGAVRSGGAAAGATGRHPASADASDPVRRAWQRMVADLQPPSPGARTPGELAETAKAHGRDAGAVDRLTHLFQTVRYGRHSPEECADEARRLADRVAGEDSLDSPDTPDEVQR, from the coding sequence GTGACGCGATTCGCCCTCCAGACGGTCGCGATAGCCCTGCTGGTCACCGTCGCGCTGGGGGTGGCCGCCGGCTCGCTGGGCGGGCTCTCGGCCGACCTCGGCCCGGACGAGGAGGGGGTCAGGACGCCCGAGGACCCGGAGAGCGGGAGCTCGGCACCGTCGAGCGCGGTGACCGGTGGGGAGACCATCGGGCAGGAGACGTACCTCCGACTGCTCGCCGCGCTGCTCGCGACCGTGCTGGTCTGTTGTTACGTGCTGTTCCCGGGGTACCGTCGGGTGGTCGTCCTCACTGGCGGGACGGGTGCGGTCGGGGTGGCGGGATACCTGCTGTACCGGCCGAGTGCCGACGTGGCTGTCCCCGCGTTCGCGACGAGCGACGCGTTCGGGCTGGCCGGCGTCGGCCTGGTGGTCGGTCTGGTACTCGCCGGAGCGGGCCTCCTCTGGCGGTCCGACGTGCTGGCGTCTGCACAGACCCGGACGGACGACGAGGGGGCGGTGCGCTCCGGTGGAGCGGCCGCCGGAGCGACGGGACGCCACCCGGCAAGCGCCGACGCCAGCGACCCGGTCCGGCGTGCCTGGCAGCGGATGGTCGCCGACCTGCAGCCGCCGTCGCCGGGCGCTCGCACGCCGGGCGAGCTCGCCGAGACGGCGAAGGCACACGGTCGCGACGCCGGCGCCGTCGACCGACTGACGCACCTGTTCCAGACGGTGCGCTACGGCCGACACAGCCCCGAGGAGTGTGCCGACGAGGCGCGACGGCTCGCCGACCGGGTCGCCGGTGAAGACAGCCTGGATTCGCCGGACACCCCCGACGAGGTGCAGCGATGA
- a CDS encoding DUF7269 family protein, which produces MSRRPGPRSLLLAVGLSLVGAGLLGTVAPGLVVGDAVALLVLVAGSVAAVALALVYARQDTRAMVGRATVPDRSGPRVPGQAADELLAGVTAAGRVRGDDAREDVYERLTAVAVDTLVARYDCTPGEARRRLETGSWTNDPVAAALFVEGVDPEWTTRDRLRTLWTGEPPLRRRARHALAELAALAGGER; this is translated from the coding sequence ATGAGCCGGCGACCAGGCCCACGTAGCCTCCTGCTCGCGGTCGGGCTCTCGCTGGTCGGTGCCGGACTGCTCGGAACGGTCGCACCGGGGCTGGTCGTCGGCGACGCTGTCGCGCTGCTCGTCCTCGTCGCGGGGAGCGTCGCGGCGGTCGCGCTGGCGCTCGTCTACGCCCGACAGGACACACGGGCGATGGTCGGGCGGGCGACTGTCCCGGACCGGTCGGGGCCACGCGTCCCCGGACAGGCCGCCGACGAGCTGCTCGCCGGTGTGACCGCGGCCGGCCGCGTCCGCGGCGACGATGCCCGCGAGGACGTGTACGAGCGACTCACCGCGGTCGCGGTCGACACGCTCGTCGCCCGATACGACTGCACACCCGGGGAGGCGCGACGCCGGCTGGAGACGGGGTCGTGGACCAACGACCCGGTCGCGGCCGCGCTGTTCGTCGAGGGCGTCGACCCCGAGTGGACGACACGGGACAGGCTCCGGACGCTCTGGACCGGCGAGCCACCGCTCCGTCGGCGCGCCCGGCACGCGCTCGCCGAACTCGCGGCGCTCGCGGGAGGTGAGCGATGA
- a CDS encoding DUF58 domain-containing protein gives MNWSRTTTDRWRWLVPVALVLAPVGVVSSNPAVVLCAVVCVGVAAFARASPEPTPALACERRFEERDDGTVGVSLRVTNDGDGPLPDVRVVDGIPADCTVVDGTPELTCSLAAGASRTLQYRVESPESTRRFDDPFVVVADRAGRVELDARVDAGANRLGSSRPLPDAEPVALRPPTGGPPGPLTGTESGEGLAFHSVREYRRGDPLARVDWSRLARTGDLSTVTFRAERAPTVVLVVDARPAASVARAADATPARAHAVDAARTLVTGLADAQVGLAVVGSGVSWTPPGTGRTHHARLRRELDTDPALVAPPEGPDPDLESVASTLRARAPADAQVCLLTPLCDDEVATLARRLDAGGTPVSVVSPDPTTVDGPGTQLAHLERGARVRDLRRAGVPVLDWREGDAREAFARSGWSR, from the coding sequence ATGAACTGGAGCCGGACGACGACCGACCGCTGGCGCTGGCTGGTCCCGGTCGCGCTCGTGCTCGCGCCCGTCGGCGTCGTCTCGTCGAACCCGGCGGTCGTGCTCTGTGCGGTCGTCTGCGTCGGCGTCGCGGCGTTCGCCCGTGCATCGCCGGAGCCGACCCCGGCCCTCGCCTGCGAGCGTCGGTTCGAGGAGCGCGACGACGGCACCGTCGGGGTCTCGCTCCGGGTCACGAACGACGGCGACGGTCCCCTGCCGGACGTGCGTGTCGTCGACGGCATCCCGGCGGACTGCACCGTGGTCGACGGGACGCCAGAGCTGACGTGCTCGCTGGCGGCCGGGGCGTCGCGAACGCTGCAGTACCGGGTCGAGTCCCCGGAATCCACCCGACGGTTCGACGACCCGTTCGTCGTGGTCGCGGACCGTGCCGGCCGGGTGGAGCTGGACGCGCGGGTCGACGCCGGTGCGAACCGGCTGGGGAGTTCGCGGCCCCTGCCCGACGCCGAGCCGGTGGCGTTGCGTCCGCCGACGGGTGGGCCACCCGGGCCGCTGACCGGAACCGAGTCCGGCGAGGGGCTCGCGTTCCACTCGGTCCGGGAGTACCGCCGCGGTGACCCACTCGCCCGCGTCGACTGGTCCCGGTTGGCCCGGACCGGCGACCTCTCGACGGTGACGTTCCGGGCGGAGCGCGCCCCGACCGTGGTGCTGGTCGTCGACGCTCGGCCGGCCGCCTCCGTCGCGCGAGCCGCCGACGCGACGCCGGCACGGGCCCACGCGGTCGACGCCGCGCGGACGCTCGTCACCGGACTGGCGGACGCGCAGGTCGGCCTCGCGGTGGTCGGGTCGGGCGTGTCGTGGACGCCGCCGGGGACCGGACGTACACACCACGCGCGGCTCCGACGCGAACTCGACACCGACCCCGCGCTGGTCGCGCCGCCCGAGGGTCCGGACCCCGACCTCGAATCGGTGGCGTCGACGCTCCGGGCGCGCGCACCGGCCGACGCGCAGGTCTGCCTGCTGACGCCGCTGTGTGACGACGAGGTGGCGACGCTGGCTCGGCGGCTCGACGCCGGCGGGACGCCCGTCTCCGTCGTCAGCCCGGACCCGACGACTGTCGACGGGCCGGGCACCCAGCTCGCACATCTGGAGCGCGGGGCCCGGGTCCGTGACCTTCGACGGGCCGGAGTTCCGGTGCTCGACTGGCGGGAGGGCGACGCCCGCGAGGCGTTCGCGCGCTCGGGGTGGTCCCGATGA
- a CDS encoding DUF7519 family protein has translation MSRTTVERDDRTGRPLTGGTPAVLVALVAALAATFVASVTVPGTAIAVAGTAGLGAGTVHEGRRTRLAGAALLVGAVAYGAYGGLPIPVVLGGTVAALVAADGAERAVALDAQVPDAPTGRLVLRRTGTTLLVGTVAAGLGYGAYRVGSGEAPAAAAALLLVGALLSAAALR, from the coding sequence ATGAGCCGGACGACCGTCGAGCGGGACGACCGAACCGGCCGACCCCTGACCGGTGGGACACCCGCGGTGCTGGTCGCACTCGTCGCCGCGCTCGCCGCGACGTTCGTCGCGAGCGTGACGGTCCCCGGAACCGCCATCGCTGTCGCCGGGACCGCCGGGCTCGGTGCCGGCACCGTCCACGAGGGCCGCCGGACGCGCCTCGCGGGGGCCGCGCTGCTGGTCGGGGCGGTCGCATACGGCGCGTACGGCGGGCTCCCGATTCCGGTCGTCCTCGGCGGCACCGTCGCCGCGCTGGTCGCCGCCGACGGCGCGGAGCGGGCGGTCGCCCTCGACGCGCAGGTCCCCGACGCTCCGACGGGACGACTCGTCCTCCGGCGGACCGGCACCACGCTCCTCGTCGGGACCGTCGCGGCGGGTCTCGGCTACGGGGCGTACCGGGTCGGGTCCGGCGAGGCACCGGCGGCCGCGGCCGCGCTGCTGCTCGTCGGTGCACTGCTGTCGGCGGCCGCGCTCAGGTAG
- the uppS gene encoding polyprenyl diphosphate synthase, translating into MRAWVRQRWQSAYEQLLKREISGSPTHVAVIQDGNRRYARQRGDDAPDGHKAGAKTSEEILKWCRDVGVEELTLYTFSTENFERPQEELDPLFDLMAEKLRDFADHEQIHEHEVAIRVIGDAEMLPERVRSAVRHAEEQTRGYDEFVLNIALAYGGRNELLTAAQQIARAVDEGDLAPEDVDVETVEDRLYGQSVRDVDLIIRTGGAERTSNFLPWHANGNEAAVFFCAPYWPEFSKVDFLRAIRTYENREQSWRRTRARRALALVKAFGTTELAEATSVVRKFRDSLSGSEHDEASRVTEESTTAD; encoded by the coding sequence ATGCGAGCGTGGGTCCGCCAGCGGTGGCAGTCGGCGTACGAGCAACTGCTGAAGCGGGAGATCTCCGGCTCGCCGACCCACGTCGCCGTCATCCAGGACGGCAACCGTCGATACGCCAGACAGCGCGGCGACGACGCCCCCGACGGCCACAAGGCGGGTGCGAAGACCAGCGAGGAGATACTCAAGTGGTGCCGCGACGTCGGCGTGGAGGAGCTGACGCTGTACACGTTCTCGACGGAGAACTTCGAACGCCCACAGGAGGAGCTCGACCCGCTGTTCGACCTGATGGCCGAGAAGCTGCGTGACTTCGCCGACCACGAGCAGATTCACGAGCACGAGGTCGCCATCCGGGTCATCGGCGACGCCGAGATGCTCCCCGAGCGCGTCCGGTCCGCGGTCCGGCACGCCGAGGAGCAGACCCGCGGCTACGACGAGTTCGTCCTCAACATCGCGCTGGCGTACGGCGGCCGGAACGAGCTGCTCACCGCGGCACAGCAGATCGCCCGTGCCGTCGACGAGGGCGACCTCGCCCCCGAGGACGTGGACGTCGAGACCGTCGAGGACCGGCTCTACGGCCAGTCGGTGCGGGACGTGGACCTCATCATCCGGACCGGCGGGGCCGAGCGCACCTCGAACTTCCTGCCGTGGCACGCCAACGGCAACGAGGCCGCCGTGTTCTTCTGTGCGCCGTACTGGCCGGAGTTCTCGAAGGTCGACTTCCTGCGGGCCATCCGGACCTACGAGAACCGCGAGCAGTCCTGGCGGCGCACCCGTGCCCGGCGGGCGCTCGCGCTGGTGAAGGCGTTCGGGACGACCGAGCTCGCCGAGGCAACGAGCGTCGTCCGGAAGTTCCGCGACTCGCTCTCGGGCAGCGAGCACGACGAGGCCTCCCGCGTCACCGAGGAGTCGACGACCGCGGACTGA
- a CDS encoding cold-shock protein — protein MATGTVDFFKESGGYGFIATEDHDEDVFFHMEDVGGEDLEEGQEVEFDIADTDDGPRAQNLTRL, from the coding sequence ATGGCAACAGGTACTGTCGATTTCTTCAAGGAATCGGGCGGCTACGGCTTCATCGCGACAGAGGACCACGACGAGGACGTGTTCTTCCACATGGAGGACGTCGGCGGCGAGGATCTCGAGGAGGGTCAGGAGGTCGAGTTCGACATCGCCGACACCGACGACGGGCCGCGGGCGCAGAACCTCACGCGACTGTAG
- a CDS encoding DUF5778 family protein: MSETIDDDLVKRTKALLEPGDIELNGVIVHTDYSGQEDLEMMQATLDAGDVIAEHAGHDPKDVYVHSGNDDPDFSSNQHQGLTIDGEEFVWECQQLLRDGSFDVVIYYEASADHEAILDGIEALGYDVTGVRGD, from the coding sequence ATGAGCGAGACCATCGACGACGACCTCGTGAAACGGACGAAGGCGCTGCTCGAACCCGGCGACATCGAACTCAACGGTGTCATCGTCCACACCGACTACTCGGGGCAGGAGGACCTCGAGATGATGCAGGCGACGCTCGACGCGGGCGACGTCATCGCCGAACACGCGGGCCACGACCCGAAAGACGTGTACGTCCACTCCGGCAACGACGACCCCGACTTCTCCTCGAACCAGCATCAGGGCCTCACCATCGACGGCGAGGAGTTCGTCTGGGAGTGCCAGCAGCTGCTCCGTGACGGGAGCTTCGACGTGGTCATCTACTACGAGGCGTCGGCCGACCACGAGGCCATCCTCGACGGTATCGAGGCGCTCGGCTACGACGTGACCGGCGTCCGGGGCGACTGA
- a CDS encoding GNAT family N-acetyltransferase, whose product MPTTRTATAADLDAMRAFEREFVGHDVSPETFSERFDQYPELFVLVEATGDSYGSGGELLGAASGYADGPAVDDDTVVLAAIGVRNGHEGNGLGRALLEAFEAGAREYGDAVSVAAADNVVGFYRACGYEPSCILVQVPETDLPADYASHGDLVDERSADGTRFLYYDFDEYHPSLRDGLANRLGGTANTILGKEL is encoded by the coding sequence ATGCCGACCACGCGAACCGCGACGGCCGCCGACCTCGACGCCATGCGGGCGTTCGAGCGCGAGTTCGTCGGCCACGACGTATCGCCCGAGACGTTCAGCGAGCGGTTCGACCAGTATCCGGAGCTGTTCGTGCTCGTCGAGGCGACCGGCGACAGCTACGGGTCCGGCGGAGAGCTGCTCGGTGCGGCGTCTGGCTACGCCGACGGGCCGGCGGTCGACGACGACACCGTCGTCCTCGCCGCCATCGGCGTCAGGAACGGACACGAGGGCAACGGGCTCGGCCGTGCGCTGCTGGAGGCGTTCGAAGCGGGCGCACGGGAGTACGGCGACGCCGTCAGCGTCGCCGCCGCCGACAACGTCGTGGGGTTCTACCGGGCCTGCGGCTACGAGCCGTCCTGTATCCTCGTGCAGGTCCCCGAGACCGACCTGCCGGCCGACTACGCGAGCCACGGCGACCTCGTCGACGAGCGCAGCGCGGACGGCACCCGGTTCCTGTACTACGACTTCGACGAGTACCATCCGTCGCTTCGAGACGGTCTGGCGAACCGGCTCGGCGGCACCGCGAACACGATACTCGGAAAGGAGCTGTAG
- the ahbB gene encoding siroheme decarboxylase subunit beta, with product MGRAVEYELDRTDRAVVNAFQGGFPVVRRPFDPAAAALRDRGVQVSADELVERIRTLDDEGVLSRFGPLVNAQEIGGTATLVAMHAPEDRFDEVAEQVNAHREVAHNYEREHPHLNMWFVLSVADGEDETAAERVDSVLAEIEAETGQETYNLPKQREFRVEAKFYLDGPIADGDLDLTGLGPSVEPSGRKTLTPRERDLVLEIQDGFPVTMTPYRDVAETLGEDVDWVVETVRRFEREGKIRRIGVIPNHYALGYTENGMTVWNVPDDVVDEVGPVVAGLDFVTHCYERPRHDGVWPYNFFAMTHGRSEAESQERIEQVRETMAEYWDVGEEEWDSLFSTRILKKTGIRLAERADANTDVEVEAR from the coding sequence ATGGGACGGGCCGTGGAGTACGAGCTGGACAGAACCGACCGCGCCGTCGTCAACGCCTTCCAGGGGGGGTTCCCGGTCGTCCGCCGACCGTTCGACCCGGCGGCGGCCGCGCTCCGGGACCGGGGCGTCCAGGTGAGCGCCGACGAGCTGGTCGAGCGCATCCGGACGCTCGACGACGAGGGGGTCCTGAGCCGGTTCGGGCCGCTCGTCAACGCACAGGAGATCGGCGGTACCGCGACGCTCGTCGCGATGCACGCCCCCGAGGACCGGTTCGACGAGGTCGCCGAGCAGGTCAACGCACACCGCGAGGTCGCACACAACTACGAGCGCGAGCACCCGCACCTCAACATGTGGTTCGTGCTCTCGGTCGCCGACGGCGAGGACGAGACCGCCGCGGAGCGCGTCGACTCCGTGCTGGCCGAGATCGAGGCCGAGACGGGCCAGGAGACGTACAACCTGCCCAAGCAGCGGGAGTTCCGCGTCGAGGCGAAGTTCTATCTCGACGGGCCGATCGCCGACGGCGACCTCGACCTCACCGGGCTCGGGCCGAGCGTCGAGCCGTCCGGTCGCAAGACGCTGACGCCCCGGGAGCGCGACCTCGTCCTCGAGATTCAGGACGGCTTCCCGGTGACGATGACGCCGTATCGCGACGTGGCGGAGACGCTCGGCGAGGACGTGGACTGGGTCGTCGAGACCGTCCGGCGGTTCGAGCGCGAGGGGAAGATACGCCGCATCGGCGTCATCCCGAACCACTACGCGCTCGGCTACACGGAGAACGGGATGACCGTCTGGAACGTGCCCGACGACGTGGTCGACGAGGTCGGCCCCGTCGTCGCCGGCCTCGACTTCGTCACGCACTGCTACGAGCGGCCGCGCCACGACGGCGTCTGGCCGTACAACTTCTTCGCGATGACCCACGGCCGCTCCGAGGCGGAGAGCCAGGAGCGCATCGAGCAGGTGCGCGAGACGATGGCGGAGTACTGGGATGTGGGCGAGGAGGAGTGGGACTCGCTGTTCTCGACGCGCATCCTGAAGAAGACGGGCATCCGGCTCGCCGAGCGCGCCGACGCGAACACGGACGTCGAAGTGGAGGCCCGGTGA
- a CDS encoding precorrin-2 dehydrogenase/sirohydrochlorin ferrochelatase family protein: MIPLLHDFTGTTVLVVGGGRVGARKARRFTREARVVVVSPGFVDDDDPGVDFGGAEKVRASLGPEDVDDWLDRVDPALVVAATDDGELNAAIERAATDRNVLVNRTDTHGGRDPGSVVVPATVRDDPVVVSISTGGASPALSKHLRETLEGDIEGAGAMAELTGLVREELQARDIPPETRRTVVRDVVRSPDVWTALRTGNPNLRQIAREVVADRALDEP; encoded by the coding sequence ATGATCCCACTGCTCCACGACTTCACCGGTACGACAGTCCTCGTCGTCGGCGGCGGCCGCGTCGGTGCACGCAAGGCCCGACGCTTCACCCGAGAGGCCCGCGTCGTCGTCGTCAGCCCCGGCTTCGTCGACGACGACGACCCTGGCGTCGACTTCGGCGGGGCCGAGAAGGTCCGTGCGTCGCTGGGCCCCGAAGACGTCGACGACTGGCTGGACCGGGTCGACCCCGCGCTGGTCGTCGCGGCGACCGACGACGGCGAGCTGAACGCGGCCATCGAGCGTGCCGCGACGGACCGGAACGTGCTCGTGAACCGGACCGACACGCACGGCGGACGCGACCCCGGCAGCGTGGTCGTGCCCGCGACGGTGCGCGACGACCCCGTCGTCGTCTCCATCTCGACCGGTGGCGCGTCGCCGGCGCTGTCGAAGCACCTCCGCGAGACGCTCGAGGGGGACATCGAGGGTGCGGGCGCGATGGCCGAACTGACCGGGCTCGTCCGCGAGGAGCTACAGGCTCGTGACATCCCCCCCGAGACACGGCGCACCGTGGTACGGGACGTGGTTCGGTCGCCCGACGTTTGGACAGCTTTACGTACAGGAAACCCCAACCTCCGCCAGATAGCGCGCGAGGTCGTCGCCGACCGCGCACTCGACGAACCATGA
- the hemA gene encoding glutamyl-tRNA reductase, whose amino-acid sequence MIGASGVISGVRVSHSVASVDDIAAASGATQREVVADLTARDGVHEAFCIHTCNRAEAYVVTDDPATGRAALEPYTENVENDDVVVRMDHEESLRHLLRVAAGLESIVLGEDQILGQIRSAYEDARGVDGLGAMLDDAVLKAIHVGERVRDETDINEGVVSLGSAAANLVAAERDLPDSTALVVGAGEMATLAARALADRGVAELVVANRTLPHAEHLVGEVEVDAEAVTLAALDSATRDADVVVTATGSDEPVIARADLDDGRERTVFDLAQPRDVETAARELDAVDVYDLDDLEDVTDETRAKRREAAGEVEAMVETEFDLLLDQYKRKRADEVIAAMYESAERVKAREVETALAKLDLDDEEQEVVESMADALVGQLLAPPTKSLRDAAAEDDWATINTALQLFDPEFGGSPPAFVRGMTAADEDADLPASVVTDDD is encoded by the coding sequence ATGATAGGTGCCTCTGGCGTCATCTCAGGCGTTCGCGTCTCTCACTCGGTCGCCAGTGTCGACGACATCGCGGCGGCCAGCGGGGCCACCCAGCGCGAGGTCGTCGCCGACCTGACCGCACGGGACGGCGTCCACGAGGCGTTCTGCATTCACACCTGCAATCGCGCCGAAGCGTACGTCGTCACCGACGACCCGGCGACCGGCCGGGCGGCGCTGGAACCCTACACCGAGAACGTCGAGAACGACGACGTGGTCGTGCGGATGGACCACGAGGAGAGCCTGCGCCACCTGCTCCGCGTCGCGGCCGGCCTGGAGTCCATCGTCCTCGGCGAGGACCAGATCCTCGGCCAGATCCGCTCGGCCTACGAGGACGCCCGCGGCGTCGACGGCCTCGGTGCGATGCTCGACGACGCCGTGCTGAAGGCCATCCACGTCGGCGAGCGTGTCCGAGACGAGACCGACATCAACGAGGGCGTCGTCTCGCTGGGCTCCGCCGCCGCGAACCTGGTCGCCGCTGAGCGCGACCTCCCCGACTCGACGGCGCTCGTCGTCGGCGCAGGCGAGATGGCGACGCTCGCGGCGCGGGCGCTCGCCGACCGCGGCGTCGCCGAACTCGTCGTCGCGAACCGCACGCTCCCCCACGCCGAGCATCTCGTTGGCGAGGTCGAGGTCGACGCGGAGGCGGTCACGCTGGCCGCCCTCGACAGCGCGACGCGCGACGCCGACGTGGTCGTCACCGCGACCGGCAGCGACGAGCCAGTCATCGCGCGGGCGGACCTCGACGACGGCCGCGAGCGGACCGTCTTCGACCTCGCACAGCCGCGCGACGTCGAAACCGCCGCCCGCGAGCTGGACGCCGTCGACGTCTACGACCTCGACGACCTCGAGGACGTCACCGACGAGACACGGGCGAAGCGCCGCGAGGCCGCCGGCGAGGTCGAGGCGATGGTCGAGACGGAGTTCGACCTCCTGCTCGACCAGTACAAGCGAAAGCGCGCCGACGAGGTCATCGCGGCGATGTACGAGTCTGCAGAGCGCGTGAAGGCCCGCGAGGTCGAGACGGCCCTCGCGAAGCTCGACCTCGACGACGAGGAGCAGGAGGTCGTCGAGTCGATGGCCGACGCGCTCGTCGGCCAGCTGCTCGCGCCGCCGACGAAGAGCTTGCGCGACGCCGCCGCCGAGGACGACTGGGCGACCATCAACACGGCGCTCCAGCTGTTCGACCCCGAGTTCGGCGGCTCGCCGCCGGCGTTCGTCCGAGGGATGACGGCCGCCGACGAGGACGCCGACCTGCCGGCGAGCGTCGTCACCGACGACGACTGA